The Penicillium digitatum chromosome 6, complete sequence genome contains the following window.
GTGGTGGAAGGCCAGTTCCTGGGTCTCCAAGGTTCCAGGCAGCCAAGTAGATGGGAACGATTCGTCGAAGAGATCACCGTACTCAAAGGTCGAAAAGGTGACCTTGGGAAGGGTGACAAATTTCTCGTAGGAAGCAATATCGAAGCCGGAAAGTTCGTCATCGCTTTCAATCCAGATCGATTCAAGGTTCGACAAAAACTCCGGATTATGACTGAACAGCTGGATAAATGGCTGGATTGGAAATTGGCGCACTGGCACATGTAGCTCGCGAAGATTGGGGGCACTGTTGGCTAGTAACGCTGCGAAAATGCTGAGGTCGGATTTTTCCATGGCCGAAATCCATGTGTCCTCCTCATCAGCCAATTGGAGGCCCTTAATTATGCCTTTGAAGAATTCAACGTCCTCTGCGGCAAGAGAATCGGAAGCACCTGGATGGAATGGGAGAGGCATGATGATGATTTGGTGGACATGTTTTCCGAGATCGGGACGTCGATAAATCGTTTTGGTAAATGGAATGGTCGGGCTTAGATCACCGGCTAAACCATCATCATAGAGCTCACGGAAGAGTAGAGGTTGGGCGACCTCGCGAAACTTCCGCGAAACCAGACAAACATTCCGCAAAGTCTCAATCACATCACATTCCCCATCGTCAGATACGTTGTCATTCAATTCCTTCGCACTGCCAATTTTGGCTGTCGTGGTTTGATCTCCGCTCAATTGGTCGAGATCATCTTCTGGAGGAGcaagaaaagagaagatgagATGTAAAAGCTCTATGGGAAGCCCCTGAATGTGGACCATGATGGAATATGAGCTTCGCACTGAATGTAAGCTGCACTGAGTGCTAATTCAGGGTGAAGGTGGAGAACAAGATTGTTAGAGAAATGATCTTCACGCGTTGCAGCGCGTGAAGCTGCATAGGATTGTCCTAGAAAAGAAATTAGGGCTGAAACTTTAGGGCTTCTGTCAATACGTAGCCCAAGCTATCACATTTTCAGGTCTAGcgctatcttctcttttttacCCCGCACCTGTTGCTGTTGAGATGTCAGTGCCAGGCCAGCGAACGAAAAAATTCCCCTCACGAAACTTGATAACTATAGATGTAAGAATCTCCGCAAGACTGCAGACATCCCCTCAGGCCAATTTTAGTGCATTATGGGTTAAGTAGCTCGACGCAACTATCCCCCACGTTTCGGCCTGTTCATTCAGCCAGATGGCCTTGATTAAGTCGGTAGTAATAGCCTCCCGATCTAACAAATAGACAGTCGTCTGTACCTGTAAATCGCGTGTAGATGGAAGCTTTTTACTTTCATCTGTCCAGGCAACAAGCTGAACTAGCTTCAAAAATACTAGCCCTCCATCGAGAACTGTTTCCCTAGGCGTGATATTGTAGCTAATCTTGAACCGGAATTTCGGCCTTTGGGAGACAGGTGTGGTATTCCCGGTGGAAATCTCTACTATGATTCTACTACGTTAGAACTTTGGTGACGAGAAAAGTCCGCACTTCCATCGGCTTATGCTTGGCACCTGCTAAGACTCCGGAGTCTAGACCTTGGCGACGAGCCAACTTTTGATGACAAATCCAATCTTGGAAGTCAATCACATGATCTGACGTAACTGCCTAGGCAGCCGTGAGCCTTTGACAGGGATTGTTCAACCGACTCTCACATATGGCTAGTGCTAGGATTACATGGTGGGTCCTGCGACGGGCACTAGGTATTTCTCCACTGTGTCTTCTGGTCCTTTCATCATCCTTCTATTGTTTAAGACAGCAATGATCACTTCAAGTTGACAAGGAGTATGACCTCTCACTTAATTTACCAATGTGCTTGTCAACTTATATGGATCATAAATCAGAAGCTCACTTATCCTTTTCTGGTGACTGATGGCTACTCATTCCCTCGTCTCATTTGTGCTCTTACTCTCactcaatctcaatctcaagtTGTAGATCATATTTCCCAACTCCGAGGGTAATTCTAGACAGCACATGCCCTAACTCCATTACTAGTAGCAACCCCATTTAGGGACTGCTAGTAACTACTAACGCATGTCTCAACCGTGTTCATTTCCAACTGGGGTCATCTCCGGGTATTTCTATATGTCGGCCGTATTTTCGGCTTCGTTGTGTGCTTTTTCTCTTGTCACATGTAGTTCAGGTGGCTTATATAAAAACAGGGTCGGGATCGGTGCGTGCCAAAGGCCGCTCCCGACTGCAGGGATCCACTCCCTGGCTGGTGCAATTTCCCTAATTTAGCACCTCGGCTTTCTTACCAATTCCTTCAAACTCCGAAATAACAGATCTGATCTGTTCGCCTACTTTTATATACGTATCATGATGGTTCTATCATTCTAGCTACAGAGAAATTTCCCGCGATCGGCAAAAACTGGATAGCTGAGACGGACCACAACTTCATCTTTCGAGAAAACCTTTCCTCGTTTCTAATTGCCCCCAACACATCATGAAGACCGAGCGCCAGCAACCAGATGCTTTGAGCAGTAGTACTGATTCCGACCAACCCAACGTGGAAAAGCCTCTCGATATCCCCGAACAGGAAACCGAGGTCCCCGATCAACCCAACAATGCAGAGAATGTGACGGAAAAGGCAACGAATGGTGCGCCCCTAGATCAGGTCCCCTCACAGGCAGCAAAAATGGGCAAGAATAAGATCATAGTTGTGATGACGGCGCTCTGTGTAAGAAATCTCCCGATGAGAGAATGTTCGGGGAGTACAGAATCTAATTTGGTGTCGTATTCTAGTTGGCTGTATTCTTGGCGGCTTTGGACATGGTACGTGCTCATTCATACACCCCTTTGCTGAATAGGTTGCTTAGGCTTTTAACTAACATAGATCCTTCGCAGACTATCATCTCCACCGCCCTCCCCACTATCGCCGCCCAGTTTGATGCCTCCGAGAGCGGTTTCTCATGGATCGCATCGGCATATCTTTTGGCGAATGCCGCCTGTGTTCCCCTGTGGGGCAAAATCAGTGACATCTGGGGAAGAAAGTCCATCATAGTCTTGGCAAATGTCATCTTCCTGGCTGGCAGTCTGATCTGTGCTTTGGCGCATAACATGGCCACAATCATCGCAGGTCGAGCGGTCCagggtgttggtggtggaggtATCCTCATCCTGGCAAACATCAGTGTTTCGGATCTCTTCAGCTTGAGGTATGGTGACTTCTTAGTCTTAGGATGGAATAGAGCTAATACGTATGCAGAGATCGTCCGATGTACTATGGCCTTTTCGGTGCAACCTGGGCCATCGCAGGCGCTCTTGGTCCTATTGTAGGTGGAGCTTTCACTACCAATGTGACTTGGCGTTGGTGTTTCTATCTCAATCTTCCTGTGGGGGGTGTTTCGCTCTTTATCCTTGTTCTTTTCCTTCACATTGAATCGCCCAAGACTCCATTCTGGGCTGGCCTGCGCTGCATTGATTGGACAGGAACTTTCTTAATCATCGGTGGAACCCTGATGTTCCTCTTCGGGTTGGAGTTCGGGGGTGTCAACTACCCCTGGGCCTCACCTACCGTCATCTGCCTGATTATCTTCGGTGTGTTCACATGGGCTCTGGCAATGTTCCTGGAATGGAAGCTGGCAAAGTTCCCGATCATTCCCCCGCGGCTGTTCAACGAGTGGTACAACATTCTCGTCCTGCTCATTTGTTTCTGTCACGGATTCACCTTCATCGCCGCTACCTACTATCTGCCGCTTTACTTTCAGACAGTCCTCCAGTCAAATCCCATCATGAGTGGTGTGTATGTCTTGCCTCTGGTGTTGTCTCTTGCAGTCGGCTCAGGGACCACGGGTATAGTCATGAAGAAGACCGGCCGCTTCCGCGAGCTGATTATCGGTGGCATGGCCCTGATGGCCCTTGGATTCGGTCTTTTTATCGACTTCAAGGCATACGCTTCATGGCCCCGTATCATCATATTCCAATTAATCACCGGTCTCGGTGTTGGCCCCAATTTCCAGGCACCTTTGGTCGCCTTCCAAGCCAACATCCGTCCCGCCGACATGGCTACGGCAACAGCTACTTTCGGCTTTGTGCGTCAACTTTCCACTTCGATGTCCATCGTTTTGGGCACCGTCATTTACCAAAACATGATGAGTCAACAATCAGCCAAGCTTATCGCCTCCCTAGGCGCTGAAACCGCTGCGACTGTTGTGGCTTCCTTTGGCGGCACCTCCAAATCCCTCGTCAGCAGGCTTACTCCCTCCCAGCGCAAGGTTGTCCTCGGCGCATATACACATGCCCTGAACCGCATGTGGATCTTCTATACCTGCATGGCTTGTCTTGGCTTTGTTCTCGCCATTTTCATCCGCCGTCGTGAGCTGACTCGCAATCACACCATCCAGAAGACCGGCCTTGCTGAGCAAGAGCGTGTCCGTCAGGAGCTTATCGACTCTCAGCGCAAGGACAACTCGAAGCCTGAAATAGAGGCCTaacttctctctctctcctccgCGCTATATGACACATCTTCTCCTTAAAAGTTAATGCATATTGCTCAATCGGGTCCTTCTGTTATTGTAGCGCCAAACTTCTCTCACTAGGGTTACCTTGGagtttttcctttttgttaCTGTCTGCAGATTAGTTAGGATGCATTTTGAGCCTTTTTCATTGATAAAAATAGCTAATTGCACAAAAAATCATATGTCCTTAGCATACCTTGTTTCAAAATCTCTACATGTCACTGGACGCAATTATAGTCACAATACTCTGTCAACATGTCGGAAATTTTGGCCCCTAAGAAACAACACATGTTACTTTACAATTTCCTAGCCCATATGCATCCAGAACCGCCTCTTATAGCATACTATACACCCATCATGAGATCTGAATGACTCCAAACTTACAGAATTATCCATCATGAACTCAATCATGAAGGAATTGAGATGTTCAACAAGTCCTTGCCCCGCCGATCCCACAACAAACTAATTTCCCCCTTCAGCTCCGATTCGGTGTTGAGGTGTCTAAGGCCATTTGTGCCCCAGAATCAAAGACTCTTATTCTGATACAAAGGTGatttttcctcctcctcctcatctaTCGGCAGTGATCTGGCTAAACCCATAACTCTTCTTCGCCCCTATAATTCACCGTTATCTCCCCCGCCTGCTTGAATTCCGAGATTCAATACTGGCTATTTCAGGTCATCAATAGAAAGATTTCTCTTGAGCCTCGCTCCCCGTACCTCTTTCCCTAGCTTCTCTCTCACTTCACTTTCACAGTTACCAGATCTCTTCTCTCAATTCTCCCTCATATAGCAAACCTAGGGTATGCCCTAAGATGATCTGTCTTCTGGCCTTTTGTTTGAGCTGACAATAAGTTGACAACTCCAGTTCAAGCACATGCCACAGCTAACCCTCCATCCATGCACTGTGCATAGGACACAGTGGAAGCCATCACTATTATACTAGAATCCATACGCGGTGCTGCATGTCTGACAAACCCCACGAGAAAGGCACGGTGAAAACGTCAGAGCAGCAACTCCGAGGCACAGAGGTGCGAGCTCAGGATTCCGATCAAGAGCACCCATCTGTGCTTGTATTCAATCACCTTCCAAATGCAAAGCAGGAGCCACGGGTTGGAATTTATCTCAGCTTCGTTATCGAAGCAGATCACGATGATGGCACATTCACACTTGCCCTATACGTGGGGTCGAGCATCTGTTCAACAACACCCATGGGCAAGTCTCGGTGGGAATTTTAAAGCAACAGCTCCGTGGTACGGACCTACGAGTTCGCGATTCCCAGAATGCCAGTGAGACTGCGAAGACATGCAATGAAGAATCCAGCACTTAGATACCCAGCTGGCGAACATGGGGGCTCTATCGCCAAGGTCCATGCTACCATGACCCAGATTGTCAAAATTCGAGTGAATCACCTCTGTACTCATCTCCAATCACTCGTGGTCTGTGCGAGAAGTCCTTGACGTTCAAGCGTGTCGGGACTCGAATTATCGGATTACGACCGATGGAAGTGCTGGTCTAAGATCAGTTGTAGCTAGATCGAAGGAACGCTCGATCCAGGGGTCATCGCTTGTCTCGAAGACTGAGTCGAAGCCTTCCAATTTACGAAAATCCTAGTTTCGTTGCGCCCTTTTTCCATCGGCTGTTATGCCGAAACAAATGATGGAAAGAATTGTCTCCACTGTAATGGCTTGCATAAGCCTTGCGAGACGGTATGTGTTCGTTGTTGTCGCTGTGACGTTTCAGTATTCACTCGTGCTGATAACACTTAGGTCCCCGAGGGGATTGAAGGGCATCGTTTTGAGCTTTTGGCCTGCTTGTCCTGGGTTGAAGAGTTCTGGAGCAACTGTGAAGGTGGTTTCGGTGTGGTGCTTGATGGCAATGATAGTGATAAGGAGTCCGAGTTCCTATTGCCGCGTGCCCTGGTCGACAGCGTTGCAGCATGTATTCATCACTTGATCGCGTCCTTCGATAAATTCGTCAAGGCTCATCGTCGTGCGCATTCGCTCACTGGTACCAACTTGCCCCAGGCATATCTCGGTCGTAGCTTGGCTCTATCCCATTGGTGTTTTGTAAGACTAACTTTTCTTTGATACACTGTTAAGGATGCCTATGCGTAGTAGGTTTCCGCCCATGTCGCTCTCCTttcgccgccgccgccgccgccccATAGTACCCAGTACGAGTCTGAGTGGGCTGCACTCATTGCTGAGAGTACGCGATCTCATCGGTTGCGTATTACGGAGGAGTCGGTCCGTTCCTGGTACAGTGGCATTGTGGCCTTACGTCAGGACCTCAACGACATAGTTCAAGAGTTTGTTGACGATTCTGAGGTTGGTGAGGCCATCGCCGTCAAGTACTGCTAGTGACGGCACAAGTTCGAAGACCTGGAATACTCCCTTCTGGAAGGCCTACGGCTGTTAGGCCCATGAAAATCCCACTCGCGGAATCAAAGCCCCATCTGGACCGTAATAGTGACCTTAATATCCCTCCAGACAACTTTTCAGttggtttttcttttgcgTCAGTAAACTGTATATGAAAATCCAAGATGAAGCTTCTCGCAAAAAGCAGCAAAAGGCACTGGAGCATCGAGACAAATAACCAGAATACTGTCATCTTGCAGACCTGGTCAACCAGACAAAACGCAGGTATGAAGCAGTTGGCACTGGTGGGAACTCTCACAGCCAAGAGATGTGCTATGCTAGTACCTGCGCCCAGTCGGCCGTCATGCAGATGTCGGTTGTCAATTCGGCGTGGCCGTCGAATGATCTTCTCTGCGAAAACAGAACCGCAAAAACCAAACTTGAGATTTACTCGACACAGCAACTTCTGTGCAGTAGAGTCGAGGATAGTCACGTTTGCAAGCGGCGGGATCATTGTCTCTACGGCAACACCACCTCCCTGAACAGAAAACTCGTTCGTCCAAATTTAGCAACTGTTACGAATTGGGCTATCAGCAAGGGGGTGGAGCTTCCCACCCTGCACACAATGCGCCATTCAGCTGAAGATGGATCATCACAGTGAGACATTCCTCGTTGCTGTCTCCTAACGCAGTTTCGGGTGGGTTTTTGAAAATTTTTGAAGTCGGCTCTGGTACAAGCTGGAGGAGGTGATGCTCCTCTGATTCATGTCACTTTTCAGGCATTCTGATGCCATCCAGCaggttcttcttcttcatatATCTGCATCCTCGACTTGCAATCGAGTCCGTATCATCCAGGGAAGGATTCGATCGTCAGGGGCCACCAGACTTTAAGAAGCTCCAAGAAGTTGCCTGGTACAATTTCACGATTAAGGGTAAGTGGCGATCAGGCGATGGAAAAcagcacttcatacactctCTCTGCCCTAAGGTACCAATGATACATGTCTTCGAGCTTCATATGAGGTATCCACCCGCTACCGGTATACGCAAGTGGTTAAGCATCCCTAGCGATAACGAGGTCACGAGTAAATGTTTTCCGTCAGTTGATACTGTGTGTGAAAATTCATTCAAAGCGCGATTGAACCAGGCTTACTCGTCTCATATGATACGTGACCATTTTTGGCCTCACTTCGACATGGTCGACAAAGTCTAGGGCCTTCGACTGCCATTCTTTGATGCCTCTCAATCATCCTGATAGATTCTTGGCAAATTTTACCCTTTTTATAGCCCAAGGTAGTCACTCACTGCAAGTTGATTGGTGGCCCTTTTGTCTCGGCATAGTCTTTTCCGAGCATTTCGGGTCCATTTTAGCCTTGTGGGTCTCTTGCGGCACTTGCTCGTGGGTTGACCCACACCCCATGCCTTTTGCTTTGACTCAACCTGACTTCGATTCTCCTAATCCCAATCTAGTGCATCCTTCCTCGATCAAGAAAAATAGACTCGGCGAGCCCTCCATGAGCTATTTAAGCTCTAGACCTTGTACTGCATGCACTACACCATCGGGATCCGAATCATCTGCCCCTTTTAGGCAAGAGAGACTCCAACCGGGTATCAGAGGACCTGAAGCCCGGATTATCTATGGCGCTACCCGAAGAATCAAACCAAAACACGAGCAAGTCATTCCTCTGGTGCTAAACTTACATGCCATTGCCACGCTAACAATACCCTTGTCCTTCTAGCAAGCTATACGGCACGTACCAATGCAAATGGAAAGACTGCAAATACCGCAGCAAGTTCTCTCACAAGGGAGTTCTCCTGCGTCATATCGAAACGCAGCATGTCGCCCCGCACTCATTCGAATGCACTTTGTGTGGCAAGCTGTTCAGTCGACAGGACAATTGGACCGATCATATGGGCAAATTTTATTTGCAGCGAGTGTGACAAAAGGCTTGGCTTTGCGGTGATACTGGGATTGCTGGGGAATTTGTCCCTAGCTTCGAACAGAGTGGATTGGCAGTTGGTTTGATATTGAGTGACATCCGAAGTTTTGGTACTTGAAACTTGAAATAGCAATCCTTTGATTAGGAGCGAGAAAGATGGGGAACTTGAGCAGGAAGTAGGATAATGACTAGTATTCCTAAAGCAATAAAACTTGTAGGAACGTCAGCTCATGCAGCTAAACTCCGTCCCATGCGTGAGCATTTTGCACGCACAGAAATGCAGTTCCTATCACGTATAATCACACTCAACACTAAAACCTTGTGGACTAAATATAGTTCATTGGATTTTAAATATCCTGGAGTAGATTTGGGACTGGCCAGTGTGGAGGTCTACAGCATCCTGCAAATTTCCCGAACCCTTACTTGACGATGGAAGTTCCTCTGGCACCATCGGGAGGAGTTTTCACCTCTCGTTCTATTTAAGGATGGCTATCACTAGACTGTAGCACTTACAAACAAATATTCAGTAATCACATTCTAATTTTCCTAACCGCCCTCACCGCTAGGGCCTATCGGATGCAATGCAACCCTGAAACATGATCCCTGCCATATCTATGTTCAACTCGTAGATTAATTCACTCAGGAAGATTTTCTTTAGATGCCTCTTAAGTTGTCTTTATCAGATTCTAAATTCAGATGCAAAGGTACAAGCATTAAAAGAAACAGGGGTCAGTgatgttgaaaaagaaaaatagagaagaaaggaatgAAACAAACCTCGCAATGAGAGTATGCTGATCTCTCGTATACTTCCAATAATCATTCTTGGATGGTTAATGATCGGCCTGAAGATGAATTGGCAATCAACAAGAACAAGTTCGTCGTTGAAGATTAACCACTTTCTACGCCCGATTCCGGGAATACTACACACAAACTCTAGCAGCATGCTGATATTGTAATCTCATGGGAAATTTTAATAGACCACATTGGATCTACTGACAATCTAACACCAAGTCAAGATCTCTGAATTATGCATGCCAATTATTCTAAGTCCCCATGATGAATTCCATTTAGTGATAGGGCTGTATAGACAAGATTGGCTCGCGGTATGCAGCATTGTCACACGTCGGACTATCCCCTTGGCGCTTTAGCCTTTCATTTTGGGGTCAAAGACTGAAAAATCAAGAACACAAGTTGTGAATTCCATGCAGCCAGTGATTCTGGAAGACTTGGCCATCTGCTCAGCCCGAAAAAAGCCCACCCATTGATCGCAGTGTTATTTGGAACTGCGCTTATCTCTGAGCGTGAACCTACTGCAGAGAACAAAACAAAAGCCTCTGCTTTCTAGGATGTAAGACGTGTATTCCAGAACAGATCTGGATGAAGTTCCGAATAGTTGCGTCTCCTAAGATTGTTTTTCCCTGATTTCGTATTACTCTTTTTCTTTTAGTAAAGATGACCTATTTCATGCCCAAAATCGCCATGACTCAGACTTTATAAATGCCTGATTGCCATTCATCTGCTCAAAGAACTGATTTTTTACCCATCCGCATACTTGGCATTTACGTGATTTGGATCACTTTCTACATCCAGGTCGGCAATTTTACCATGATGGCGCGGCCAACACGCAACAACAACAGCTCAACTATCCTGGAGGCCGCTTTTCAGTGGCCTGATGGCGAGTTGGAGAATTGGAGAACCGAGTATATCAAACAGCCCGAGACTCTTTTCATGTCTCCGTCGCCTGATCCATCGACCACCACGTGGACGCCCACTGCTCGGCTTCCTTCATGCAACTTTCAGCTGCAGATTCCATCCCCGCAGTTCCCCCCCACTCCCGCTGCCCTTGGGTCAATGTTGTCTCCCACTCCTTCATCCTCGCCTCTAGATCCAAGTATCATGAAGCGTTCTGTCAACAACCACAGCCTCAGATGCGTTCCACCCCGAGCAACCAGCATCATTGCCCTCTCCTCGGCACGTCTCTCCGACACCAGATGTCCCAGTGCGTGGGATGATCTCTCTGTCTTAATTCCCACAATAAAAGAGACACTTCAGGTGAGGTAGGCAAGAAGGCTAGCCAGATCAAAACGCCCTGTCATTCTCGTTGCCCTGCAGCCAAAAGAAAGTGTGTAttctcttcctttcctcTGGGGCAATCGTAAGTATCGTGCGGATTCACTAAGCGCACTTCGTCTAGAGACAGCAGTACATACGGAACTTTCAAATACGAATGGAAGGACTGCCAATCTGACCTTTTATTCTCGCGGAAAGAAGTGCTCATGCGACACATCCAGACTCAGCCTGTTGATCCACGGGCTTTCAAGTGTCCCTTGTGTGACCATGCTTCAAGTCGGCAGGATAAATTTTGAAAGCGCATAGACAGTTGATTCACAGGGAAATATTGTAAGCCTCAAGACTCGTGTTGGAATGTCTGAGTGGTTGGGTGCTTAGGATCAAGGGTTTTTGTTGTGGTGTCGGGAACATATATCTCGGATAGAGTGGAGTTCATGGCAGATTTAATGTCAGGATTATGTATATATAAGTGTACATACACTGTTGGCTTGTGAGAATTCAGAACACGAGAAAAAGCGCGTAGTAATTATTTTTGCAATACCACGGAACATGAAACCTCTAAATAAACAAATAGAGTGGAAAGAGTGCTTTCTTTTGCCAAGTTCAGGCGGTTGACATGGGGCGGATCCACATCACAACCTGGGGAATCAGGCCAAATCAGGCCAAATCAGGTCACACGGGGTCGATGGGTGCTAGAGCTATAGCTAATCTAAAAATATTAAAATATTACTACCGAGGTTTGTTCATCTCTATTGCCGTGGGTGTATATTTGAGGGTTGCAACGGAAGCATGCCGTGGTAGA
Protein-coding sequences here:
- a CDS encoding Zinc finger, C2H2-like, whose product is MMARPTRNNNSSTILEAAFQWPDGELENWRTEYIKQPETLFMSPSPDPSTTTWTPTARLPSCNFQLQIPSPQFPPTPAALGSMLSPTPSSSPLDPSIMKRSVNNHSLRCVPPRATSIIALSSARLSDTRCPSAWDDLSVLIPTIKETLQVR
- a CDS encoding MFS drug transporter, putative translates to MKTERQQPDALSSSTDSDQPNVEKPLDIPEQETEVPDQPNNAENVTEKATNGAPLDQVPSQAAKMGKNKIIVVMTALCLAVFLAALDMTIISTALPTIAAQFDASESGFSWIASAYLLANAACVPLWGKISDIWGRKSIIVLANVIFLAGSLICALAHNMATIIAGRAVQGVGGGGILILANISVSDLFSLRDRPMYYGLFGATWAIAGALGPIVGGAFTTNVTWRWCFYLNLPVGGVSLFILVLFLHIESPKTPFWAGLRCIDWTGTFLIIGGTLMFLFGLEFGGVNYPWASPTVICLIIFGVFTWALAMFLEWKLAKFPIIPPRLFNEWYNILVLLICFCHGFTFIAATYYLPLYFQTVLQSNPIMSVMKKTGRFRELIIGGMALMALGFGLFIDFKAYASWPRIIIFQLITGLGVGPNFQAPLVAFQANIRPADMATATATFGFVRQLSTSMSIVLGTVIYQNMMSQQSAKLIASLGAETAATVVASFGGTSKSLVSRLTPSQRKVVLGAYTHALNRMWIFYTCMACLGFVLAIFIRRRELTRNHTIQKTGLAEQERVRQELIDSQRKDNSKPEIEA
- a CDS encoding Zinc finger, C2H2-like, coding for MSYLSSRPCTACTTPSGSESSAPFRQERLQPGIRGPEARIIYGATRRIKPKHDKLYGTYQCKWKDCKYRSKFSHKGVLLRHIETQHVAPHSFECTLCGKLFSRQDNWTDHMGKFYLQRV